The sequence TGGTGTCGTGGTTTGGTCCAAAATCTTGCCCGTCCCCCTCGCGGTGGCGATATGGATCAGATCAAAGCTGCTGCTTCTGGTATTGCTGATCTGGCGGTTGCGAATACGTATTATTTTGCTCGGTTTGCCCCTGGTCGCTCTGCGAGTAACCCTGCTATTTTTAACCGTATTGGTGTCTTTTTCCCGAATCAAAATGGACGGGGAACGCACGTTAATGTTAGCGGTGGCGGTGTGATCAAAACAGCCCCCAACCGAGAAGGGGCGATTCGCTTTTTAGAATATTTAGTGAGTCCTCCTGCACAGGCAATTTTTGCTCAGAGTAATAGTGAATATCCCGTTGTGCCGAATGTGCCTCTAGACCCTGTAATTGCTCGTTTCGGTGATTTTAAAGAAGATCAGGTGAATGTGTCTCAACTGGGCAAGAATAATCCCTTAGCGGTGAAAGTTATGGATCGTGCGGGCTGGGCTTAAACAATTAGGCGTTAGGCATCTCCCTCAACTAGGATCAAGAAAGCGCGATCGCGTTTCATCCCCCCTAGCCTTCCTTAGAAAGGGGGGAAATGTATGATTGGCTTTGCTTTTTTTAACTCACTTGGGATACGCAGGCTTTTACCAAAGAAAAATAACAAGAGCGCGATTCAACAATAGTGCTATTATGTACAAAGTAGTCAACGTAAGGCGATCGATGATGAAAAGTTATACTTTAACCCAAACTCGTAATCAGCATGGAGAAGTCTTTGATCGCGCCAAAATTGAACCTGTGCTGGTCACTAAGCAAGAAAGACCAAGTCACGTCATTCTTTCAGCTGAAGCATACCAGAAACTAATTGCCAGACTGGAAGAGTTAGAGGATTTAAATTGGGGTAATGCAGCACAAACCGCTTTAAATCAATCTTCAATGCTAGGAAGTGATCAATTCACCACAGCTTTAGAGAAAATTGCCAATGGCTAAATTGGATGGCTTGCAAGCAGTATTAGATTTTTTGAAAGGCTTGCAGCCCAAAATTGCTGCTCAAATCGCCAAGAAAGCATTATCACTTAATTTAAACCCTCTTCCCAATGATTCTAAGCAATTAAAAGGATATCCCAATTATTATCGAGTTGATTGTGGAGAGTATCGTATTATTTATCGCTATCAACCAAAAGAAGATTTAGTGGAAGTAATTCTGGTGGGCAAACGTAACGATGATGATGTATATAGAAAGTTAGAACGTTTATTTAAATCGTAGTTAGTCATTGGTAACTGATCACTGTTCGGGATACGCAGGCTTTTACCAGAGAAAAATAACAAGAGCGCGATCGCGCTCTGATTGGGAACATTTTATCCCCCCTTAGAAAGGAGGGAAACAAGGGAAGATCGATGAATCAAGTTTTTATGAATGAATTAGATCTGCTATATAAGACATTAGCTTAATTACGAGCGAGCCATTTTTGACCGTTGAGACGCTGTACGGTGTACATCACCAATAATTCTAAATTTACTTTGCGCTCGTCAATCATAAACGATTCAATGGTGCTGGGGGCGGAACCGCCTGCGGTATAGGAAAAGGCTTTTTGTCCACTGATATCGTCGTCTAAAAAGTACACATTAAAACGACGTTTTCCCCCATCCCATTGACCAATGACTTGGGAACATTCATCAGCACCTGGAAGCGGGAATTGATCTTTTTTAAATTCCAGTTCTAAATCGCTGATCCCTTGTTGACTGAGGGCTTCTTTCAAAGCTGGTTCATAATGTTGTTCGATAAACTCAGGGAAAGGTTTATCTTCAATGGGGGGGTTCTTCCTCTTTTTTCTTAGCTGAGGAATCGGATTTTTTGCCTTGAGTTGACTTTTCTTCTTCAGACATAAACCTTCACTGAAATTAATTATATTTTTGCTCTTTTGATATTCTGAATCAGCAGTAGGAAAGGATGACGATCGCGCCACAATTTCCAATCTAGACGAACGCCTCCTTCACTGATTTTTATTCAGTTTAACCACCTGCAACCGCAGGAACAATACTAACCTCATCGCCATCTTTTAAGGAGGTTTTCTCGTTTTCTAAAAAGCGAATGTCCTCACTATTGACATAAAAGTTAAGGAAGCGACGCAGTTTTCCCTCATCATCTCGTAACTTTCCTTGAAAGCCTGGATAGTTTTGTTCGAGGGTTTCGACTAACTCTTTTACAGTGCTGCCTTCACATTCTAAGACGGCTTGATTATCAGTATGTTTTTGTAAAACGGTAGGAACTAAAACTTTGACGCTCATTTTTTTTCGTTGTTGGTTAGTTGTTATTGGTTATTTGTGACTGACCTGATCCTCTGAGTTGGAAAGTAACCAAGGGGGTTAAAAATCAGGTTTTGACCAATAGCAAGTCACCAGTTAATCAAAACTGATTGAGTGACTTAGATAAAGAACAAGAAACTATACTAACACTTGCTGCCACTCTAAACGATCAAGGGTGCGAGAGCGTTGCCAAGCGCGTTCAAAACTATCTAAGTTGGGATCAATCGCGAAGGGTTCGCCAATGTAACCTTGTACCGCTTCTTGGGTTTTCAGTCCGTTACCTGTGATATAAGCAACGGTGCTTTCGTCTGGATCAATTTTACCTGCTTCGACTAATTTTTTCAGAACCGCGATCGTTGTTCCGCCTGCGGTTTCAGTGAAGATTCCTTCTGTTTCTGCTAAGAGTTGAATCCCTTCGATGATTTCAGCATCGGTGACATCTTCAATATTGCCATTGGTTTTACGAGCAACATCTAAAGCGTAAACCCCATCAGCAGGGTTTCCGATCGCGATCGATTTTGCAATTGTATTCGGCTTAACAGGCGTAATAAAGTCCCGTCCTTCTTTAAATGCTTGAGAAATCGGGGAACAGCCTTCTGCTTGTGCACCACTGAAACGAACGAACTTATCATCGACTAAACCCGTTTTCACAAATTCTTGGAAGCCTTTATAAATTTTTGTATAGAGAGAACCCGAAGCTAAGGGCGCGACCACATGATCAGGAAGTTTCCAGCCGAGTTGTTCCGCCACTTCATAACCGAGGGTTTTCGAGCCTTCAGAATAATAAGGACGAAGATTAATATTAACAAAGCCCCAGCCGTAACCGTTGGCTACTTCACTACAGAGGCGGTTCACTTGGTCGTAGTTTCCTTTCACTGCCATGACAGTGGGGTTATAAATTAATGTTCCTAAGACTTTCCCAGCTTCGAGATCCGCAGGAATAAAGACACAACATTCTAAACCAGCACTGGCGGAAATTGCTGCGGTAGAGTTAGCAAGGTTTCCGGTACTGGCACAAGAAACAGTAGAAAATCCAAATTCTTTCGCTTTACTGAGGGCTACAGAAACCACACGGTCTTTAAAGCTCAGGGTGGGCATATTCACCGCATCGTTTTTAAGATAAAGCTCTTTTAATCCCAGACGACGCGCCAAGCGGGTGGATTTAATCAGAGGAGTCATCCCAGTGCCAACATCAATGACATCTCCAGTAACTGGTAAAAAGGGTTTGTAACGCCAAATGGACTTGGGACCTGCTGCAATGCTTTCTCTGCTGACTTGAGCGCGAATCGCCTCATAGTCATAGGCAACTTCTAAAGGGGCAAAGGTTTCTTCACAAACATGAATCGGTTTTAAGTCGTATTCTGTGCCTCCTTCTTTCGAGACTAATTTGGTGTAGGTGGGTTTGGCATTGGTGGTTTCAGTTGCAAGAGCCATGGGTTTCTCTCCTTTTTACATTTACAAGTCAGTTCGCTCGATACTAACACAGCGCGATCGGCTCGACAACCAATCCCGACTTTTTTTGTCGGGATTAAGAGAATTCAGCAACTGAGAGGAAAAGCGGTGAGGATGTCAAAAAGTTTGATCGCGAGAGTGATGGAAAGGGAAGCACTGAGACGGTCACTTCCCATCTGAGAGATGGCATCCCCCTCAGCTTCTGCTAGGTGGTATATTCCGCATTGATGCGAACGTAATCATAACTGAGATCGCAACCCCACGCCTGAGACGTTGCTTCCCCTGCTCCTAAATCAACCTGAATCAAGACAGTATCCTCTTTTAAGTAAGCTCCTGCTGCTGCTTTTTTCAAATAATCGCTCGCTGCATTCTGATCAAAGTTCACTGGTTGACCCTTTTCTAGTAATAAGAAGTCTCCCAATTTTATTTTTAAGTTCTCTTGTTCAAACAAAACTCCTGATCGTCCTGCTGCTGCTGCAATGCGTCCCCAGTTGGGATCGCGCCCAAAAATTGCTGATTTAACTAAAGATGACCCCGCGATCGTTTTTGCAACTTGCTGCGCTGCACTTTCATCGGGTGCGCTGGTGACTTGCACTTCAATTAAACAGGTTGCTCCTTCCCCATCACGAGCAATGGCTTTTGCTAAATGCTGACATACCTTAGTGAGCATGGCTTCCAGTTGCTCCGCAGTTTCTCCTGTTTCAGTAATAGCGGGAGTCCGAGATTGACCATTCGCCAGAGCAATTAACGCATCATTGGTGCTAGTATCCCCATCAACCGTAATCTGATTAAAACTCCGTTGCGCTGCTCGTTGTACCATTTCTTGCCAAAGCGACGTGGAAACGGCTGCATCACAGGTGACAAACGCTAACATGGTTGCCATATTGGGGTGAATCATTCCCGATCCTTTTGCCATCCCGCCAATCCGCACTGGACGATCGGCAATGGTGGTTTCCAGCGCGATCGTTTTTGTCACTAAGTCTGTCGTCAGAATCGCTTCGGCAGCAGCATCACTGCCCGTTTCTGACAGGGCTGCCACTAACGGGGAAATTCCTTCCCGAAACGCCGACATTTTCATCCGTTGACCAATCACGCCTGTGGAAGCCAGTAAGACCTCATCTGGCTCAATTTTGAGGGTTTTTGCTAGCAATTGAGCCGTTTCTAAGGCATCTTGCCACCCTTGTTCCCCAGTTGCTGCATTGGCTTGTCCTGAGTTACAGAGAATCGCGCGGGCGGAGGCTTTTTTTTGCAGTTGTTGACGACAATAATCAACACAGGCTGCTCGGACTTGCGAGGTGGTGAACACCCCAGCAGCGATCGCGCTACTTTTGGAAACAATTAATGCGAGATCGCTTTGTCCAGAGGCTTTTAAGCCGGCGGTAATCCCTGCTGCTTGGAAACCTTTGGGCGCAGTGACACCACCAGGAATCATTTTGTAGTGGGTCATTTGTTATTTGTCCTTCGTCATTTGTGTTCAGTGACCAGTAATCAGTGACCAGTTACCAGTGACCAGTTACCAGTAATCAGTGACCAGTTACCAGTAATCAGTTACCAGTAATCAGTGACCAGTTACCAGTGACCAGTTACCAGTGACCAGTAATCAGTGACCAGTTACCAGTAATCAGTGACCAGTTACCAGTGACCAGTTACCAGTGACCAGTTACCAGTGATTAACCGTTCAATTTCTTGCCGAGGAGTTGATTGGTTAATTTGGGATCTGCACGTCCGCTGGTGCGTTTCATCACTTGACCCACAAAGAAACCTTGCAGTTTTTTCTTCCCACCGCGATATTTTTCCACTTCTTCAGGATGGTCGGCTAAGACTTGATCAATAATTCCTTCTAACTCACTGCTATCGGAAATTTGGGTTAAGCCTTTGCTTTCCACTAATGCTTTCGGTGAACCGCCTTGAGTGAGGAGTTCGGGCAGAATTTCTTTAGCAATTTTCCCACTAATCGTTCCTTGATCAATCAGGTTGACTAATTCGGCTAAAGCGTCGGGTTTTAGGGGTAATTCGGTAATTTTCAGCTTGTTCTCGTTTAAATAAGCTGCAATATCTTGAGTCACCCAGTTTGCGACTTGTTTCGGATCAGCTTGATGAGAGACTGCGGTTTCAAAATATTCTGCAACCGCGCGATCGTCTGTTAAAACGTTAGTATCGTAAGCAGATAAGCCCAACTCCTCCTGATAGCGATGGCGTTTTTGTGCGGGAAGTTCAGGTAATTCCGACTGCCATTGTTCTAACTGAGGTTTCGAGACTTTGATAGGAGGCAAATCAGGTTCTGGGAAATAGCGATAATCACTCGATCCTTCCTTACTCCGCATACTAATTGTGCGTTGGCTTCCTTCTTCCCAAAGACGGGTTTCTTGGCTGATGCTATCCCCATTTTCAATGGCTTTGACTTGTCGTTGAATTTCGTAATCAATCGCTTTTTCAATGGCACTAAAGGAGTTCATATTTTTAATCTCTACTTTCGTGCCAAATGCTTCACTACCAACTGGGCGCACCGAAACATTGACATCACAACGCAGGGAACCTTCCTGCATATTGCCATCACTGACCCCAAGATAGCGAACAATGCGCCGTAACTCTTGCGCGTATTCTGCTGCTTCTTTCCCAGTCCGAATATCGGGTTCGGAGACAATTTCTAATAAAGGAACTCCCGCCCGATTAAAATCAACGAGAGAATGAGTTGAACCAGAGAGACGCTCACTTCCGACATGAACCAGTTTTCCTGCATCTTCTTCCATGTGCAAGCGAGTAATCCCAATTTTTTTCCGTATCGGTTCACTCCCTGGCTTCTCTGCAATTTCAATTTCTAACCAGCCATGTTCCGCAATGGGGAGATCATACTGAGAAATTTGATAATTCTTCGGTAAGTCGGCATAAAAATAATGTTTGCGGTCAAATTTGCTGTAGGGGGCAATTTGACAATTTAACGCTAAGCCCGTTTTTACTGCCGATTCCAGCACTTTCTGGTTTAATACAGGCAAGACACCAGGATAGCCTAAACAAATTGGGGAAACATTTGTGTTCGGGGGTGCGCCAAACTCAGTGGAGATGGGGCTAAATATTTTAGTCGCGGTGTTCAGTTGACAATGGGTTTCGAGCCCAATGACCGCTTCGTATTGTGTTTTGGTGGGTGCAGCAGTTGTCATGAAACCTCCATCGAAAATGTTGTCAGGGAAGGAGTTGAGTGCTCTCTATTGTATCGTTCTGGAGAGCAATTGCAGTATCGGAGCAATTTCTCCTCTGTTTGATAGAGGTGGGGAGACTTGGAATTAAGGTTTAATAACTTCTGTATCACTAGATTTTAAGTTTTATTTGTTTCTGTTAACTTAAAGGGAATAGGGATCAAAAGAATCTTGATCCCAGTTTACATTTTATATAATCTTAATTTTTTAAAAAGGAGTTTTCTGATATGACGACCATTGCCTCTGAACCTCTCAAAAATAAAAAAACAATGTTACTGTGCCACTTTTTTAATCACCGCGATCAAGTTGTCATTGCTCGCATTAGTAATATCCCTAATTGGTATTTAGAAAGAGTGGTCTTTCCCGCACAGCGTTTCTTGTTTGAAGCACCAGAAGAAGCCGTTTTAGAAATCCATTCTCCAGACCAAGGTACAATTCATGAAGATACGATCGCGTGTCGTGAGCTTTCTATCAGCGAAAACGCCCTCGGTAATTAATTACTTGCTCAAATGAGTGAGTTTCTACAAAGTTGTGTCAGTTTAGAAGAAGCCAGAAGCGCGATCGCGCACTTGTTAGAACCGTTGTTTGAATTGAGTACCGAGCAAAACAACAATCTCACCACAGCAAAACGACAACTCGCCCGTAACGTCGCTGAACAAATATCTCTGGCTTTTTCTAATTTACGGCTGCAAGAAGAACTTCAACATCAAAGCATTCGCGATGATTTAACTGGATTATATAATCGTCGCTATTTGGAAGAGGCTCTAGAAAGAGAAATGGAACGCGCCCAGCGAACCCAAAAGTCGCTGGGATTAATTATGCTCGATGTTGATCATTTTAAGCAATTTAATGATACGTGGGGACACGCTGCGGGAGATGAAGTGTTACAAGCAGTGGGACAATTTTTGATACAGGGAGTTATTTCCTAATACAACTATTACTTGACATTAGCTGACATAGTTTAACTTTTTGGAAAAGTTCGCTCGCTTGTTGACATTAATGGTTTAGGTCTTTTAGAATTGAGGAATAATTTGGATTGACTTGTGTGTCAGTGATGCTCATCAGAAGCTCGATTCTGACCGCTAAAGGAAAAACCAATTTGATGAGCTTTGAGGAAAATCCTTAAGGCGTTGTGGGACACCACCGTACTTTCCGAAGTACGCTATGACTGCTTTACTTTTACAGTTAATGTCGAGTATTGTCCAGTCTTGAAGTGTCAGCAGATGCTGCTTTATACAAGGCAAAACAACAGGGGCGCGATCGCGCTGTTAGTGTATCTGAAATCTAGTCACCGAGGAGACCCAATTTTGGGAATGTGGTCTTTGCTTAGAATTTCAAGATCAAGGAAGATGAGGTGGGTGATAAAACCCACCTTCTCTTATCAAGTCACTACTTAACAGTAACTTTAGCACCTGCTTCTTCAAGCTGCTTCTTGATTTCTTCTGCGTCTTCTTTGGTGGTTGCTTCTTTCAGGGCTTTCGGGGTTTCTTCCACCAAGCCTTTTGCTTCTTTTAAGCCTAAGCCAGTGATACCGCGAACGATTTTGAGAATGGCAATTTTCTTATCAGAAGGCACTTCTTCGAGAACCACATCAAATTCAGTTTTCTCTTCAGCAGCTTCTTCCGCACCACCAGCTGCCCCTGGGGCTGCTGCCATCATCATTCCGCCTGCAGGCGCAGACGCATCTACCCCAAACTCTTCTTCAATTTGTTTGACGAGTTCTGAGGCTTCCAATAAGGAAAGAGTTTTTAACTGTTCGAGAATTTCATCAGTTTTTGCAGACATTGGTTTCTACTCCTAAATAAAATGAATGATTGATTAATGAATAACCATCTACGCTGCGTCTTGGTTGTCTTTTTCTGAGACTTCCCTGAGCGCTCGCGCCAGAGACGTGGGAACTTCTTTGATGCCAGTGGCAATTTTGGTCGTATTGGCATTGATTCCCCGAGCAATCCGTGCCATGAGTTCTTCCTTAGAGGGAAGATCTCCGAGGGCATCCACTTGCTCTTTACTCAAAGGCGCACCTTCCATGAC comes from Halothece sp. PCC 7418 and encodes:
- the gatB gene encoding Asp-tRNA(Asn)/Glu-tRNA(Gln) amidotransferase subunit GatB — encoded protein: MTTAAPTKTQYEAVIGLETHCQLNTATKIFSPISTEFGAPPNTNVSPICLGYPGVLPVLNQKVLESAVKTGLALNCQIAPYSKFDRKHYFYADLPKNYQISQYDLPIAEHGWLEIEIAEKPGSEPIRKKIGITRLHMEEDAGKLVHVGSERLSGSTHSLVDFNRAGVPLLEIVSEPDIRTGKEAAEYAQELRRIVRYLGVSDGNMQEGSLRCDVNVSVRPVGSEAFGTKVEIKNMNSFSAIEKAIDYEIQRQVKAIENGDSISQETRLWEEGSQRTISMRSKEGSSDYRYFPEPDLPPIKVSKPQLEQWQSELPELPAQKRHRYQEELGLSAYDTNVLTDDRAVAEYFETAVSHQADPKQVANWVTQDIAAYLNENKLKITELPLKPDALAELVNLIDQGTISGKIAKEILPELLTQGGSPKALVESKGLTQISDSSELEGIIDQVLADHPEEVEKYRGGKKKLQGFFVGQVMKRTSGRADPKLTNQLLGKKLNG
- the thrC gene encoding threonine synthase, which gives rise to MALATETTNAKPTYTKLVSKEGGTEYDLKPIHVCEETFAPLEVAYDYEAIRAQVSRESIAAGPKSIWRYKPFLPVTGDVIDVGTGMTPLIKSTRLARRLGLKELYLKNDAVNMPTLSFKDRVVSVALSKAKEFGFSTVSCASTGNLANSTAAISASAGLECCVFIPADLEAGKVLGTLIYNPTVMAVKGNYDQVNRLCSEVANGYGWGFVNINLRPYYSEGSKTLGYEVAEQLGWKLPDHVVAPLASGSLYTKIYKGFQEFVKTGLVDDKFVRFSGAQAEGCSPISQAFKEGRDFITPVKPNTIAKSIAIGNPADGVYALDVARKTNGNIEDVTDAEIIEGIQLLAETEGIFTETAGGTTIAVLKKLVEAGKIDPDESTVAYITGNGLKTQEAVQGYIGEPFAIDPNLDSFERAWQRSRTLDRLEWQQVLV
- a CDS encoding DUF2996 domain-containing protein codes for the protein MKKKSQLKAKNPIPQLRKKRKNPPIEDKPFPEFIEQHYEPALKEALSQQGISDLELEFKKDQFPLPGADECSQVIGQWDGGKRRFNVYFLDDDISGQKAFSYTAGGSAPSTIESFMIDERKVNLELLVMYTVQRLNGQKWLARN
- a CDS encoding MoaD/ThiS family protein; the protein is MSVKVLVPTVLQKHTDNQAVLECEGSTVKELVETLEQNYPGFQGKLRDDEGKLRRFLNFYVNSEDIRFLENEKTSLKDGDEVSIVPAVAGG
- a CDS encoding type II toxin-antitoxin system RelE/ParE family toxin, producing the protein MAKLDGLQAVLDFLKGLQPKIAAQIAKKALSLNLNPLPNDSKQLKGYPNYYRVDCGEYRIIYRYQPKEDLVEVILVGKRNDDDVYRKLERLFKS
- the argJ gene encoding bifunctional ornithine acetyltransferase/N-acetylglutamate synthase, with protein sequence MTHYKMIPGGVTAPKGFQAAGITAGLKASGQSDLALIVSKSSAIAAGVFTTSQVRAACVDYCRQQLQKKASARAILCNSGQANAATGEQGWQDALETAQLLAKTLKIEPDEVLLASTGVIGQRMKMSAFREGISPLVAALSETGSDAAAEAILTTDLVTKTIALETTIADRPVRIGGMAKGSGMIHPNMATMLAFVTCDAAVSTSLWQEMVQRAAQRSFNQITVDGDTSTNDALIALANGQSRTPAITETGETAEQLEAMLTKVCQHLAKAIARDGEGATCLIEVQVTSAPDESAAQQVAKTIAGSSLVKSAIFGRDPNWGRIAAAAGRSGVLFEQENLKIKLGDFLLLEKGQPVNFDQNAASDYLKKAAAGAYLKEDTVLIQVDLGAGEATSQAWGCDLSYDYVRINAEYTT
- a CDS encoding GGDEF domain-containing protein; the protein is MSEFLQSCVSLEEARSAIAHLLEPLFELSTEQNNNLTTAKRQLARNVAEQISLAFSNLRLQEELQHQSIRDDLTGLYNRRYLEEALEREMERAQRTQKSLGLIMLDVDHFKQFNDTWGHAAGDEVLQAVGQFLIQGVIS
- a CDS encoding DUF1830 domain-containing protein, yielding MTTIASEPLKNKKTMLLCHFFNHRDQVVIARISNIPNWYLERVVFPAQRFLFEAPEEAVLEIHSPDQGTIHEDTIACRELSISENALGN
- the rplL gene encoding 50S ribosomal protein L7/L12 — protein: MSAKTDEILEQLKTLSLLEASELVKQIEEEFGVDASAPAGGMMMAAAPGAAGGAEEAAEEKTEFDVVLEEVPSDKKIAILKIVRGITGLGLKEAKGLVEETPKALKEATTKEDAEEIKKQLEEAGAKVTVK
- a CDS encoding type II toxin-antitoxin system Phd/YefM family antitoxin; translation: MYKVVNVRRSMMKSYTLTQTRNQHGEVFDRAKIEPVLVTKQERPSHVILSAEAYQKLIARLEELEDLNWGNAAQTALNQSSMLGSDQFTTALEKIANG